A single window of Candidatus Latescibacterota bacterium DNA harbors:
- the ychF gene encoding redox-regulated ATPase YchF, whose translation MALTIGIIGLPNVGKSTLLNALASAGAEASNYPFCTIECNKGVVAVPDERLGRLAEILCPDKVIPSHITYVDIAGLVEGASRGEGLGNKFLHHIREADVLVHVLRCFDDSDISHVFEGVDPVRDFQTVETELFLSDLDRVSKWISKERERAKAVKKGERKELEFLEMIRGSLSEEERVDQAGMNEHQLETMSELGLLTQKPMILVLNSGESEEADCLEGQVSKVRDHHGHEPVVISARVEEELTELPESEREEYMRELGIEDEARNSFIERCHSLLGLVRYYTAANGKLQAWSILEGTKAPDAAGMIHSDMKDGFIRAKVMSYVDLDNHGSESEVQHHGHLRTEGHDYTIKDGDVIQYLFKN comes from the coding sequence ATGGCGCTCACAATCGGTATAATCGGTCTTCCGAATGTTGGAAAATCCACACTTCTGAACGCCCTCGCGAGCGCCGGTGCCGAGGCTTCCAACTATCCCTTCTGCACCATAGAATGCAACAAGGGGGTCGTTGCCGTACCAGACGAAAGGCTCGGTCGGCTGGCGGAGATCCTGTGTCCGGACAAGGTCATTCCAAGTCACATCACATATGTCGATATTGCCGGCCTGGTAGAGGGCGCGAGCAGGGGGGAGGGGTTGGGGAACAAGTTTCTTCATCATATCAGGGAGGCCGACGTTCTGGTCCATGTCCTGCGTTGTTTCGATGATTCCGATATCAGCCATGTCTTTGAGGGGGTCGATCCGGTCAGGGATTTTCAGACCGTTGAGACAGAACTGTTCCTGTCTGATCTGGACAGGGTCAGCAAATGGATCTCGAAGGAGAGAGAGCGGGCAAAAGCTGTAAAAAAGGGTGAGAGGAAGGAGCTCGAATTTCTGGAAATGATAAGAGGTTCTCTCTCGGAAGAAGAACGTGTGGACCAGGCTGGTATGAACGAGCATCAGTTGGAGACCATGAGCGAACTGGGGCTTCTTACGCAGAAGCCGATGATACTGGTCCTGAACTCGGGTGAGTCCGAAGAGGCTGACTGCCTGGAAGGACAGGTATCAAAGGTCCGGGACCATCATGGCCATGAACCGGTGGTCATATCCGCGAGGGTGGAGGAGGAACTGACGGAACTTCCCGAGAGCGAGAGGGAAGAGTATATGCGGGAACTGGGGATAGAGGACGAAGCTAGAAATAGTTTTATCGAAAGATGCCATTCTCTCCTGGGCCTCGTAAGGTACTACACGGCTGCCAATGGGAAACTGCAGGCATGGTCGATACTCGAGGGAACGAAGGCTCCTGACGCTGCAGGGATGATCCACAGCGATATGAAAGACGGATTCATCAGGGCAAAGGTAATGAGTTATGTTGATCTCGACAATCACGGGTCGGAATCGGAAGTTCAGCATCATGGTCACCTCCGTACAGAGGGCCACGATTATACTATAAAAGACGGTGACGTCATCCAGTACCTTTTCAAGAATTGA